From one Candidatus Liberimonas magnetica genomic stretch:
- a CDS encoding glycosyltransferase family 39 protein, which produces MKAIKILIASLLKENKKIELIYVLIFIGVFIGYAVTGNHDNSMYYVIYYLIIFSLIYSSVFRHDFFSNLLNYKIIAILTIAFLLRCYLSLFSFAHINYRGTFYYYDIFEATVAHGDVLYGFPYNIFWSPFKILESFGAMTFEKLFIGNMLLNIISLYLLYLILKRILENSTIVYIGLIIFAFSPIQIRYAATESHCNLIIFLHLLLIYSSILCREDKEKILLPTYFLVLSFLTFVRPEQFPVVIPFTLYILINSKAVSKIKITLYIICYLLIVFWPFILPFKETLQEYRGLVNIAPENNLLNKLINIMMPFANSNYSSGHFVLPLYYLFLAGVITGIINRPTRNVSVGLFIIYVFFVATVPVVYPGYFINYYYSSYLEYIPIIFICILMQAVEKRLLKRYMFAIFSVLIAGISLLQLFLNYNKIIKAYDEQIEYKFIKNNIKEYGRVNLLKWPIDSKLESMNELFINIETFSVIEAFKKIYPLLRDPVYPWEDSDCDIYFRPLCYGFPDYDKYIEKYGFIPLNVKTFDFEERFPSYPVGVTMKIGFYKRAKNIGMENDKIYEIVSMCQRGDKKILMHSEIPHDTRRRNVSYLKDQVVDSKTLEKYEALVLLRSKGVQIIPFLIDRIITENGEMWFEYYTSEKYIIWLKLNAFPDFKKPLYYARIIDNIN; this is translated from the coding sequence ATGAAAGCTATTAAAATATTAATTGCAAGTTTGCTAAAAGAAAATAAGAAAATAGAATTAATCTATGTGCTCATCTTTATAGGAGTATTTATTGGGTATGCTGTCACTGGAAATCATGATAATAGTATGTATTATGTTATCTATTATTTGATTATCTTTTCCCTTATATATTCAAGTGTTTTCAGGCATGATTTTTTTTCAAACCTACTAAACTATAAAATTATCGCTATACTTACCATTGCCTTTCTTTTAAGATGTTACTTGTCATTGTTTAGCTTTGCACATATTAATTACCGCGGAACATTTTATTATTATGATATTTTTGAAGCAACAGTGGCCCATGGGGACGTACTTTATGGTTTTCCTTACAATATTTTCTGGAGCCCTTTTAAAATACTGGAATCGTTCGGGGCCATGACGTTTGAGAAATTGTTTATTGGGAATATGCTTCTAAATATTATTAGTCTCTATTTACTATATCTTATTTTAAAGCGGATACTGGAAAATAGCACAATTGTATATATTGGTTTAATTATTTTTGCTTTTTCTCCGATTCAGATACGCTATGCGGCGACTGAATCACACTGTAATCTAATTATTTTCCTGCACCTTTTACTCATCTATAGCAGTATTTTATGTCGGGAAGATAAAGAGAAAATATTGTTGCCAACATACTTTTTAGTACTTTCATTTCTTACTTTTGTAAGGCCAGAGCAGTTCCCTGTAGTAATTCCATTTACGCTTTATATATTAATTAACTCAAAAGCTGTTTCAAAGATAAAAATAACTTTGTATATTATCTGCTATTTGTTAATTGTTTTCTGGCCGTTTATATTGCCTTTCAAGGAAACTTTGCAAGAGTATCGTGGGCTTGTAAATATAGCACCTGAAAATAATTTGCTGAACAAATTGATAAATATAATGATGCCCTTTGCAAATAGCAATTACTCGTCCGGACATTTTGTTTTGCCTCTTTATTATTTATTTTTGGCTGGCGTGATAACCGGAATCATAAATAGGCCTACAAGGAATGTATCTGTAGGGTTGTTCATAATATATGTATTTTTTGTCGCAACAGTTCCTGTGGTGTACCCAGGATATTTTATAAATTATTATTATTCAAGTTATTTAGAGTATATACCGATTATATTTATCTGTATACTTATGCAGGCCGTTGAAAAGAGGTTGCTGAAAAGATATATGTTCGCAATCTTTTCAGTATTAATCGCAGGGATATCGTTGCTTCAATTGTTTTTAAATTATAATAAGATAATTAAGGCATATGATGAACAAATAGAGTATAAATTTATTAAGAATAACATAAAAGAATATGGCAGGGTAAATTTACTTAAATGGCCGATAGATTCAAAATTAGAGTCCATGAATGAATTATTTATTAATATTGAAACTTTTTCGGTTATAGAAGCGTTCAAAAAGATATACCCACTTTTACGTGATCCCGTTTATCCTTGGGAAGACAGTGATTGCGATATTTATTTCAGGCCCCTTTGTTATGGTTTCCCAGATTATGATAAGTATATTGAAAAGTATGGATTTATCCCATTGAACGTGAAAACATTTGATTTTGAAGAAAGATTTCCTTCTTATCCTGTTGGAGTGACAATGAAGATTGGTTTTTACAAAAGAGCTAAAAATATAGGTATGGAAAATGATAAAATATATGAAATTGTTTCTATGTGTCAAAGAGGTGATAAAAAGATTCTGATGCACTCAGAGATTCCCCATGATACAAGGCGTAGAAACGTTAGTTATTTAAAAGATCAGGTAGTGGATTCTAAAACATTAGAAAAATATGAAGCCCTGGTTTTGTTAAGAAGCAAAGGCGTGCAAATAATCCCGTTTCTAATTGACAGGATAATTACAGAAAATGGCGAAATGTGGTTTGAATATTACACAAGTGAAAAATACATAATTTGGTTAAAGTTAAACGCATTCCCGGATTTTAAAAAGCCGTTATACTATGCCCGCATAATAGATAATATAAATTGA
- a CDS encoding B12-binding domain-containing radical SAM protein, protein MRNKIILIMPRTGPSIIEPPFGLLCLSKNLKKQNFEPIIWDSRYDNYKDIFDKYNKDDILAVGLSVMTGPQIYHALKISRFIKKQSSIPVIWGGIHPTLLPEQTLDEPSIDYIVMGYGEIALPSLLNAVMENKLLNTVPNVAYKKNGNIVVNARNDEVYDIPLVYDWDAADLNRYLQSNYRFGNKVLSMFTSNGCPHCCTFCYGKEFHSKKWRAQSYSEVLEDIDKLKIRYDFDSVYFHDDNFFVDKERALSIARGMKTRGIPFGLAIRADYADDGLMRDLKDCGCVQVDWGTESGSQRILDYYKKGISVQNIKDTAALTAKYGISAYTTILMGHPEETLEEMIMTMDLVDEMFKINPYLSISDIKILTPYPGSEFYSEAVQKGYVLPSSLMEWSRSYWNATNQLVVKDKGFLNIITIVSLLAFCDWRIKKKNRVYNYILELLHKLSVLRWRKRYFKYPYEIYLCRIMLNITNRFIY, encoded by the coding sequence TTGAGAAATAAGATAATACTGATCATGCCGCGGACAGGCCCGTCCATAATTGAACCTCCTTTCGGCCTTTTATGCCTTTCAAAAAACCTAAAAAAGCAGAACTTTGAACCCATAATATGGGATTCAAGGTATGATAATTACAAGGACATCTTCGATAAATATAATAAAGATGATATCCTGGCTGTCGGTCTGTCGGTCATGACGGGCCCGCAGATATATCATGCGTTAAAGATAAGCAGATTTATCAAAAAACAATCAAGTATTCCAGTGATCTGGGGCGGGATACACCCTACTTTGCTTCCAGAACAAACATTGGATGAGCCAAGCATAGATTATATTGTCATGGGTTACGGCGAGATCGCTCTCCCATCCCTGTTGAATGCGGTTATGGAAAATAAGCTGCTAAATACCGTACCTAACGTAGCGTATAAAAAAAATGGAAATATAGTAGTAAATGCCAGGAATGACGAGGTTTACGATATTCCCCTGGTATATGACTGGGATGCGGCAGACCTGAACCGCTATCTGCAATCAAACTACAGATTTGGGAATAAAGTATTAAGTATGTTCACCAGTAACGGATGCCCGCATTGCTGTACCTTTTGTTATGGAAAAGAATTTCATTCAAAAAAATGGCGCGCTCAAAGTTATTCAGAGGTCCTGGAAGATATAGATAAATTAAAAATACGTTATGATTTTGATTCGGTATATTTTCATGATGACAATTTCTTTGTAGATAAAGAGCGTGCATTATCGATCGCACGGGGCATGAAAACACGGGGCATTCCTTTCGGATTAGCAATACGGGCTGATTATGCGGACGATGGTTTAATGCGCGATTTAAAGGATTGCGGCTGTGTGCAGGTAGATTGGGGCACTGAATCCGGTTCACAAAGGATACTGGATTATTATAAAAAAGGAATTTCTGTCCAAAACATTAAGGATACGGCTGCCTTAACAGCAAAATACGGTATCAGCGCGTATACTACTATCCTTATGGGCCATCCTGAGGAAACACTTGAAGAAATGATCATGACCATGGATCTGGTAGATGAAATGTTTAAAATAAACCCGTACCTGTCAATCTCCGACATAAAAATACTGACCCCATACCCCGGTTCGGAATTCTATTCTGAGGCAGTCCAAAAAGGATATGTCCTTCCTTCCAGTTTAATGGAATGGAGCAGGTCTTATTGGAATGCCACAAACCAGTTAGTAGTTAAAGATAAGGGATTTCTAAACATAATAACGATAGTATCTTTGCTGGCATTTTGTGATTGGAGGATAAAGAAAAAAAATCGTGTTTACAACTATATATTGGAACTATTACACAAGTTAAGTGTTCTCCGCTGGAGGAAACGATATTTTAAATATCCGTATGAAATATATCTTTGCAGGATTATGCTTAATATAACAAATAGATTTATATATTAG
- a CDS encoding carbamoyl transferase produces MKKVERSDEIYILGISSFMHDSSACLIKNGKIVAFAEEERFNREKHTDKFPEHAIKYCLSEAGINFEQVAYIGFFWKPWKGIVQRIWNLIKSYNFNDSRFGLYASYFLAMLSIPLKLRWKYGFKGKFFFITHHETHMTAAYYLSRYDDTAILSVDGTGEIDTVVSAVVEQNDYKVLSRSTFPDSLGRFYGAITEFLGFRMNADEGKVMGLSSYGEPAFYDTLKKLISVNKDGVLKVNTEHVNFNATNPLSWEFMQDLNCKRNQDELINKAHENLAASVQKVFEETLLDLMKHIRKNTSTNNLCLNGGVFLNCTANSRIIKESGFKNIFIFPIPNDAGTSIGAAYYIYHKILKNKDRHSLEHVYLGPKYSDDSIEKMLVQYKLKYLKTSDQSKKIAGYLAANKIVGWFQGAMEGGPRALGNRSILTSPINGNMKDILNDRVKHREFFRPFAPAVLYERKDDYFKMEGIDSPYMLFALPVKEEYKSRIPAVVHVDGTARVQTVKYEDNPLFYSLIKEFAAITGVHVILNTSFNVKGEPIVCSPEDAIKCYLSTNIDVLCLGTYIIEK; encoded by the coding sequence ATGAAAAAGGTTGAACGATCAGACGAAATATACATCTTAGGCATATCCAGTTTTATGCACGATTCTTCTGCATGTTTAATAAAGAACGGAAAGATCGTAGCTTTTGCGGAAGAAGAACGGTTCAATCGGGAAAAACATACCGATAAATTCCCGGAACATGCCATAAAATACTGTTTAAGCGAAGCAGGCATAAATTTTGAACAGGTGGCATACATCGGTTTTTTCTGGAAACCATGGAAGGGAATTGTCCAGAGAATCTGGAATTTAATAAAATCGTATAATTTTAATGACTCTCGTTTCGGGCTGTATGCAAGTTATTTTCTTGCTATGCTCTCGATACCTCTTAAGTTGAGGTGGAAATACGGTTTTAAGGGTAAATTCTTTTTTATAACTCATCATGAAACGCATATGACAGCGGCATATTATCTTTCCAGATACGATGATACAGCCATATTATCTGTTGACGGAACGGGTGAAATTGATACAGTAGTAAGTGCAGTTGTCGAGCAAAATGATTATAAGGTATTGTCCAGGTCAACTTTCCCGGATTCTCTGGGGCGTTTTTACGGGGCAATAACGGAGTTTCTCGGTTTTAGAATGAATGCTGACGAAGGCAAGGTAATGGGACTTTCAAGTTACGGCGAACCGGCATTCTATGACACATTAAAAAAACTTATATCCGTAAATAAAGACGGTGTCCTTAAAGTCAATACTGAGCATGTTAATTTCAATGCCACTAATCCTTTGTCTTGGGAATTTATGCAAGACTTGAATTGTAAACGAAACCAGGATGAATTGATAAATAAAGCGCATGAAAATCTTGCTGCGAGCGTGCAGAAAGTATTTGAGGAGACACTGCTTGACCTGATGAAGCATATTCGTAAAAATACCTCAACGAACAATCTTTGTTTAAACGGCGGAGTGTTTTTGAACTGTACGGCAAACAGCCGGATTATAAAGGAATCAGGGTTCAAAAACATCTTTATTTTCCCTATCCCTAATGATGCCGGCACTTCGATCGGCGCTGCCTACTATATATACCACAAGATATTAAAAAACAAAGACAGGCATAGTTTAGAACATGTCTATTTAGGCCCAAAATATTCTGATGATTCGATTGAAAAGATGCTCGTTCAATATAAATTGAAATACCTCAAAACAAGTGACCAGAGTAAAAAAATTGCCGGATACTTAGCTGCTAATAAAATAGTCGGCTGGTTCCAGGGCGCGATGGAAGGCGGCCCGAGGGCCCTGGGCAATAGAAGTATTTTAACTTCTCCTATAAACGGGAACATGAAAGATATCTTAAATGATAGAGTAAAACACCGTGAATTTTTCCGGCCTTTTGCCCCTGCCGTTCTTTATGAGAGAAAAGACGATTACTTTAAAATGGAAGGTATCGACTCACCCTATATGCTTTTCGCATTACCTGTAAAAGAAGAGTATAAAAGCAGGATACCTGCTGTTGTGCATGTTGACGGCACAGCACGGGTACAGACTGTCAAATACGAAGATAACCCTCTCTTCTATTCTCTCATAAAAGAATTCGCTGCGATTACAGGAGTCCATGTAATTCTAAATACATCATTCAATGTTAAAGGCGAACCGATAGTTTGTTCTCCGGAAGACGCGATAAAATGCTATTTATCAACGAATATCGATGTTTTATGCCTGGGGACTTATATCATTGAGAAATAA
- the surE gene encoding 5'/3'-nucleotidase SurE produces MGKTILITNDDGVNAPGIKPLVKQLSLIARVVVVVPEYDRSAVSHSITLNKPLHVRGLRKDFYATDGTPADCVRFGIIYILKKKADLVISGINSGPNLGQDVIYSGTVAGAREAALHGVPSFAVSVSDYQQPDYSTAAKVSLNLAIKIFKNRFPEGAYLNVNVPRSAKGAKIVELGKRIYDDDIEERRDPRGRKYFWLAGKSVSGLLQAGMDVTTVDNGFVSITPLLVTPPTKYLFKLFSSWIKDIT; encoded by the coding sequence ATGGGCAAAACTATATTGATAACCAATGATGACGGCGTTAACGCCCCAGGTATAAAACCGCTTGTAAAACAGCTTTCCTTGATAGCAAGGGTAGTTGTTGTCGTGCCCGAATACGACCGCTCGGCTGTAAGCCATTCTATAACGCTAAATAAACCTCTTCATGTAAGGGGATTAAGAAAAGACTTCTATGCTACTGACGGTACGCCTGCTGACTGCGTTCGCTTTGGTATCATTTATATATTGAAAAAAAAGGCTGACCTTGTCATCTCAGGGATAAATTCAGGGCCTAACCTCGGACAGGATGTCATTTATTCGGGCACTGTTGCAGGTGCCCGGGAAGCAGCACTGCATGGTGTCCCTTCTTTCGCTGTTTCTGTCTCGGATTACCAGCAGCCTGATTATTCAACAGCTGCTAAGGTTTCCCTTAACCTTGCCATAAAGATATTCAAGAACCGTTTCCCTGAAGGGGCATACCTGAATGTAAACGTGCCCCGCAGTGCAAAAGGAGCGAAGATAGTTGAACTGGGAAAAAGGATATATGATGACGATATAGAGGAGAGGCGCGACCCGAGGGGAAGAAAATACTTCTGGCTTGCGGGTAAAAGCGTTTCAGGGCTCCTTCAGGCTGGAATGGATGTGACTACAGTCGACAATGGTTTTGTTTCCATAACACCCCTTCTTGTAACGCCTCCTACAAAATACCTATTCAAACTTTTCAGCAGTTGGATAAAAGATATAACTTGA
- the murG gene encoding undecaprenyldiphospho-muramoylpentapeptide beta-N-acetylglucosaminyltransferase gives MAQTETIIIAAGGTGGHIYPGIALARELKKRNIKPIFIVRSNDLGCKILDGEKLEYFQIPIIGLSRSLSLKVFKFILLFVISFIKSFMVMVSVKPKAVVGMGGYISGPVVLAAWLKGIKVVLHESNFIPGLANRFLMNFADKMAFGFEDTKIHFKEKKAFFTGNPVRLEIFNKRSDDVYSKYKLSKDKFTVLVFGGSQGAKNLNKNLVDSLHLMSEVKENVQFLHITGTNYVPGVKEEYEKNGFVSCVLPYLESIGEAYHMADLIICRSGASTVSELAILNKPTIFIPFPFATENHQEYNAKALADKLKAVMIREKDLKPEMLAAAIKFQLKSSYNRKERISLPSPLPQEKLADLVLN, from the coding sequence ATGGCACAAACGGAAACTATAATTATTGCCGCAGGAGGTACCGGTGGGCACATATACCCGGGCATAGCACTTGCAAGGGAATTAAAAAAAAGAAATATCAAGCCGATTTTTATTGTGCGCAGCAACGACCTGGGCTGCAAGATACTAGATGGGGAAAAACTTGAATATTTCCAGATACCTATAATAGGGTTATCAAGGTCTTTGTCTTTAAAGGTATTCAAATTTATTCTCTTATTTGTCATAAGTTTTATTAAATCGTTCATGGTGATGGTATCTGTTAAACCTAAAGCGGTAGTCGGTATGGGAGGGTATATTTCAGGGCCCGTGGTCCTGGCTGCATGGTTGAAAGGTATAAAGGTCGTTTTGCATGAATCCAATTTTATCCCGGGCCTTGCAAACAGGTTCCTGATGAATTTTGCTGATAAGATGGCGTTTGGATTTGAAGATACGAAAATACATTTTAAAGAAAAAAAAGCTTTTTTTACGGGAAACCCGGTACGGCTGGAAATATTCAACAAGAGAAGTGACGACGTTTACTCCAAATATAAATTATCCAAGGATAAATTCACTGTTTTGGTATTCGGAGGAAGCCAGGGGGCAAAAAACCTTAACAAAAACCTGGTCGACAGCCTGCATCTTATGTCTGAAGTGAAAGAAAACGTGCAATTTCTACACATTACCGGTACGAACTATGTGCCAGGAGTAAAGGAAGAATATGAAAAAAACGGCTTTGTTTCATGCGTGCTTCCATATCTTGAATCGATAGGCGAAGCATACCACATGGCAGACCTTATCATATGCCGTTCTGGGGCATCAACGGTAAGCGAGCTTGCTATCTTGAATAAACCCACTATATTCATCCCTTTCCCGTTCGCAACTGAAAACCATCAGGAATATAACGCAAAAGCCCTGGCGGATAAATTAAAAGCAGTCATGATAAGGGAAAAAGACCTGAAACCCGAAATGCTGGCGGCAGCAATAAAATTTCAATTAAAGTCTTCTTATAACCGCAAAGAAAGAATTTCCTTACCCTCGCCTTTGCCTCAGGAAAAGCTTGCAGATTTAGTCCTTAATTAG
- the ftsW gene encoding putative lipid II flippase FtsW, with product MKDKASYNFDYSLFIITLILVILGILMVFSSSVIMADIRWKAPYLFVIKQAVWAALGLIGMMLFSNFNYHYLQKYVKILMFITLAVLVAVLIIGTVKGGAKRWLRFGFIGFQPSELAKLVVVVALADYLDRKKSRIKDWRGLWPAFFMIGLFCIPIAMEPDLGTPVLMVIVSMNLLLVAGARFWHILVTGLAFIPFGVIEVLRKPYRIERMKSFFSSWYDINSGSYQLSQSILALGSGGFFGKGLGQGQLKMMYLPEPHTDFIFPIIGEELGYAGALFVIALFILFAWRGLVIARNSKDLFGGFLAVGITFMVVFQVAINLGVSCGLLPTKGLSLPFVSFGGSSLMINLISVGILLNISKKINSKS from the coding sequence ATGAAGGATAAAGCTTCATATAATTTTGATTATAGCCTGTTCATTATAACCTTGATACTAGTTATTTTGGGCATACTTATGGTTTTTTCTTCAAGCGTTATAATGGCAGACATAAGGTGGAAAGCCCCTTATCTTTTTGTCATTAAGCAGGCGGTATGGGCGGCGTTAGGCCTCATCGGTATGATGCTCTTTTCAAACTTCAATTACCATTACCTGCAAAAATATGTAAAAATATTGATGTTCATCACTTTAGCCGTATTAGTGGCTGTTTTGATAATCGGCACTGTAAAGGGCGGAGCAAAACGCTGGCTAAGGTTTGGATTCATAGGGTTTCAGCCGTCAGAGCTTGCCAAACTTGTTGTTGTAGTGGCGCTGGCCGATTATTTAGATAGAAAAAAAAGCCGTATAAAAGACTGGAGAGGGCTATGGCCGGCTTTCTTCATGATAGGTTTATTTTGCATCCCCATAGCCATGGAACCCGACCTCGGGACCCCGGTACTTATGGTAATAGTAAGCATGAATTTATTGCTTGTCGCGGGAGCGCGCTTCTGGCATATTTTAGTAACTGGATTAGCTTTTATTCCGTTCGGAGTCATAGAAGTGCTTAGAAAACCTTACCGTATTGAAAGAATGAAATCATTTTTTTCATCGTGGTATGATATAAATTCAGGGTCATACCAGCTATCACAATCAATTCTTGCTCTTGGCTCGGGCGGTTTTTTTGGAAAAGGGCTCGGCCAGGGACAGCTTAAAATGATGTACCTGCCTGAACCTCATACGGATTTTATATTTCCCATAATAGGGGAGGAGCTCGGATATGCGGGGGCGCTTTTTGTGATAGCTCTTTTTATCCTGTTTGCCTGGAGGGGCCTCGTGATAGCGAGAAACTCCAAAGACCTCTTCGGCGGTTTCCTTGCCGTAGGGATAACATTCATGGTGGTTTTCCAGGTAGCCATAAACCTGGGCGTGTCCTGCGGACTTCTTCCGACAAAAGGCCTGTCCCTCCCTTTCGTATCTTTCGGGGGTAGTTCTCTTATGATAAATTTAATTAGTGTCGGAATACTCCTTAATATTTCAAAAAAAATAAATTCTAAATCCTAA
- the murD gene encoding UDP-N-acetylmuramoyl-L-alanine--D-glutamate ligase: MNKITLKNKKVGVIGFAKSGVAAANLLKSLGAKVFISEVNQKHECIDRLANLKKDIAVEFGGHSDKLLDMDLIIKSPGVHPDIEILKKINKKNIPVWSELELSLNVVKPKKIITVTGTNGKTTTTTLLGDIFKKSGQKTIVAGNIGSPLADHINIIDGKTNIILEISSYQLEDSLKFHPDISCILNITEDHLEHHHSMANYIKAKEKIFQSQVKNDYCILNYDDKICRVLAKKAPSKVIFFSRKKVLKQGAYLLKDKMVFVFGSKRFGMPVCLNIPGPHNIENALACIAIACIAGIKSQVIKKVISGFKGVEHRLEFITEINGASYINDSKSTNVDSTKVALESFNRPIWLIMGGRDKGFPYTPLQRLVKEKVKGIFLIGESAEKIRHDLEGITMFFDSHTLLEAVKGAVKHSKPGDMVLLSPACASFDQFRNFEDRGTQFKSFVNKIKNEG; encoded by the coding sequence ATGAACAAAATAACTTTAAAAAACAAAAAAGTTGGGGTAATCGGGTTTGCCAAATCCGGGGTAGCAGCCGCAAATTTATTAAAGTCTTTGGGAGCAAAAGTTTTCATAAGCGAAGTAAACCAGAAACATGAATGTATAGACCGATTAGCTAACCTGAAAAAAGACATCGCTGTGGAGTTTGGCGGACATTCTGATAAGCTTCTGGATATGGACCTGATAATAAAAAGCCCGGGAGTGCATCCTGACATAGAGATATTGAAAAAAATTAATAAAAAGAATATACCTGTCTGGAGTGAGCTTGAACTCTCCTTGAATGTTGTAAAGCCGAAAAAAATCATAACTGTTACAGGCACGAACGGAAAAACAACTACTACAACGCTTCTCGGCGATATTTTTAAGAAGAGCGGGCAAAAGACAATCGTTGCTGGGAATATAGGCTCTCCGTTGGCTGACCACATAAATATAATAGATGGTAAAACAAATATAATCCTTGAGATTTCAAGCTACCAGCTTGAAGATTCTCTGAAATTCCATCCCGATATCTCTTGCATCTTAAACATAACCGAAGACCACCTTGAACATCACCATTCTATGGCCAATTACATAAAAGCCAAAGAAAAAATATTCCAAAGCCAGGTAAAGAACGATTATTGCATCTTGAATTATGACGATAAGATATGCAGGGTTCTTGCCAAAAAAGCACCTTCAAAAGTAATTTTCTTCTCAAGAAAAAAGGTGCTTAAACAGGGGGCCTATCTTTTAAAGGACAAAATGGTATTTGTCTTTGGTTCTAAAAGATTTGGAATGCCAGTGTGCCTTAATATACCGGGCCCCCATAATATCGAGAATGCCCTTGCTTGTATAGCAATAGCATGTATCGCAGGAATAAAATCTCAAGTCATAAAAAAAGTTATCTCGGGTTTTAAGGGAGTTGAACACAGGCTGGAATTTATAACCGAGATAAATGGTGCCAGTTACATTAACGATTCGAAATCTACCAATGTAGATTCAACAAAGGTCGCGCTGGAGTCTTTTAATAGGCCTATCTGGCTTATCATGGGTGGCAGGGACAAAGGTTTTCCGTACACCCCCCTACAAAGGCTTGTAAAAGAAAAAGTCAAAGGGATATTCCTTATAGGAGAATCCGCAGAAAAAATCAGACATGACCTTGAAGGTATTACCATGTTTTTTGATTCGCATACCCTCCTTGAGGCAGTAAAGGGAGCTGTAAAACATTCAAAACCCGGGGATATGGTGTTGTTGTCCCCTGCTTGCGCTTCTTTTGACCAGTTCAGGAATTTCGAAGATAGGGGCACCCAGTTCAAGTCATTCGTCAATAAAATTAAGAATGAAGGATAA
- the mraY gene encoding phospho-N-acetylmuramoyl-pentapeptide-transferase, with protein sequence MFYHLFYPLHLYFSPFNLFQYITFRAAMAALTSLVLAFVLGSHIIKYLKQYKIGQVIRSDGPQTHLAKSGTPTMGGIIILLSMIIATFLWARLDNRFIVIILFSIVWLGLIGFFDDYLKLVKKNPKGLEPQIKFVAQSVLALGVSVYLWFYPPHPDYASIVNIPYLKNIFVNLYLGYILFSALVIVASSNAVNLTDGLDGLAIGNLIIAAFTMALFAYFSGHLKIASYLRIVPIPGAGELSVFLATLVGAGLGFLWFNTYPAQVFMGDTGSLFLGGALGLTAVFIKQEIILAIISGVFVIEVLSVILQVYSYRHRGKRIFKMSPIHHHFELSGWAEPKVTVRFWILGIIFALISLASLKIR encoded by the coding sequence TTGTTCTATCATCTTTTTTACCCGCTTCACTTATATTTCTCGCCCTTCAATCTATTCCAGTATATTACTTTCAGGGCAGCTATGGCTGCTTTGACGAGCCTGGTACTGGCCTTTGTCTTAGGTTCACATATAATAAAATACCTGAAACAATATAAGATCGGACAGGTGATAAGGAGTGACGGGCCTCAAACTCATCTGGCGAAATCAGGGACCCCCACGATGGGCGGCATTATTATTTTGCTTTCCATGATCATAGCTACTTTTTTATGGGCAAGGCTGGATAACCGTTTCATAGTAATTATCCTGTTTTCAATCGTTTGGCTCGGCCTGATCGGTTTTTTTGACGATTATCTGAAGCTCGTAAAGAAAAACCCCAAGGGATTAGAACCACAGATAAAATTTGTAGCCCAGTCCGTACTTGCCCTGGGTGTTTCAGTCTATTTATGGTTTTATCCGCCGCATCCGGATTACGCCTCAATTGTAAATATCCCTTATCTAAAAAATATTTTTGTAAACCTATACCTGGGGTATATCTTATTTTCTGCCCTTGTGATCGTGGCAAGTTCTAATGCGGTAAACCTAACAGACGGTTTGGATGGCTTGGCTATAGGTAATCTGATAATCGCAGCTTTTACAATGGCCCTTTTTGCTTATTTTTCCGGGCATTTAAAGATAGCATCCTATTTAAGGATAGTGCCCATACCCGGTGCCGGAGAATTAAGTGTATTCCTTGCAACTCTTGTGGGTGCTGGGCTTGGATTTTTATGGTTTAATACTTATCCTGCTCAGGTTTTTATGGGAGACACGGGAAGCCTGTTCCTGGGCGGAGCATTGGGTTTGACCGCTGTATTCATTAAGCAGGAGATAATACTTGCTATAATATCCGGAGTATTTGTCATTGAGGTCCTCTCCGTTATTCTGCAAGTCTATTCTTATCGCCATAGGGGGAAGAGAATATTTAAGATGTCCCCGATCCATCATCACTTTGAATTATCCGGCTGGGCAGAGCCAAAAGTTACGGTCAGGTTCTGGATACTCGGGATAATATTTGCTCTCATCTCTCTTGCTTCATTAAAGATCAGGTAA